The Bacteroidota bacterium genome window below encodes:
- a CDS encoding cupin domain-containing protein, translating into MQDDIILNSIGALSEPEKEKLISSLREAGFEEVFLTSDVNNIVEKINNAIFNNPSRLKSPSAGLKDKIMARIKTSPRKDEHKDFDFKFADSKDDWFDHPVLNAVKVKVLSINRENNYAMLMMKVPAGNEYPEHHHSAPEECLILEGDFQAEGRVLGPGDFHHAEPDTDHGKLYTRTGVTLLLVVNPADYGL; encoded by the coding sequence ATGCAAGATGACATAATATTAAATTCGATTGGCGCGCTTAGTGAACCTGAAAAGGAAAAACTAATCTCATCCCTCAGAGAAGCGGGATTTGAAGAAGTGTTTCTCACTTCCGACGTAAACAACATTGTTGAAAAAATAAATAATGCCATATTCAATAATCCAAGCAGATTGAAATCACCTTCTGCAGGATTAAAAGATAAAATTATGGCAAGAATAAAAACATCACCACGAAAAGACGAACATAAAGATTTTGATTTCAAGTTTGCAGATTCCAAAGATGACTGGTTTGACCACCCGGTATTAAATGCTGTTAAGGTGAAGGTTCTTTCTATCAACAGAGAAAACAATTATGCAATGTTGATGATGAAAGTCCCTGCGGGAAATGAATATCCCGAGCATCATCATTCAGCTCCGGAAGAATGTTTAATTCTTGAAGGCGATTTTCAGGCAGAGGGCAGAGTACTTGGTCCGGGTGATTTCCATCATGCAGAGCCCGATACGGACCATGGCAAACTTTATACACGCACGGGAGTGACTTTATTGTTGGTTGTAAATCCCGCAGATTACGGTCTATAG
- a CDS encoding DUF86 domain-containing protein — MFEKDDKIIVKNIMDSFDNIFSETEKISYEEFKSDSAKVRTVLSEIESIGDNCKNITGEFRLSNEEVNWNYIIKTRRRLSHKIISAVNTDVLWALIKEDYPGIRDNISKLLTT, encoded by the coding sequence ATGTTTGAGAAAGATGATAAAATAATTGTAAAAAATATTATGGATTCATTTGATAACATATTCAGTGAAACTGAAAAAATTTCCTATGAAGAATTTAAATCCGATTCTGCAAAAGTCCGTACAGTACTTTCAGAAATAGAATCCATAGGTGATAATTGCAAAAACATTACGGGAGAATTCCGGCTCTCTAATGAAGAAGTGAACTGGAACTACATAATAAAAACTCGCAGAAGATTATCGCACAAAATAATTTCTGCTGTAAATACTGATGTCCTCTGGGCATTGATAAAAGAAGATTATCCGGGAATAAGAGATAACATTTCCAAATTATTAACCACATAA
- a CDS encoding sigma-70 family RNA polymerase sigma factor — protein MANTPHENTKRDINLLRRVSAGDESAIGELYDFYNKYLYTTIYFILKNEAEAEDVLQEVFFLIWDKIDTYDERLGNPISWMTRISRNKAIDKLRAKKQNTDIDETNETLIIDINEDYKKSNPEFIAVAGEEQKEVLEAIKELDEVQRQLIEYAYYQGFSHSELSAHFKIPLGTVKTKIRSAMMFLRERLKHLN, from the coding sequence GTGGCTAACACTCCTCACGAAAATACCAAAAGAGATATAAATTTATTAAGACGCGTTTCCGCCGGAGATGAGTCGGCAATCGGCGAACTTTACGATTTTTATAATAAGTATTTATACACAACAATTTACTTCATTTTAAAGAATGAAGCCGAAGCAGAAGATGTACTGCAGGAAGTCTTTTTCTTAATATGGGATAAAATAGATACTTACGATGAACGTCTGGGAAATCCAATTTCATGGATGACTCGTATCTCAAGGAACAAGGCTATAGATAAGCTGCGTGCAAAAAAACAAAATACTGATATCGATGAAACAAATGAGACTCTGATAATTGATATCAACGAGGACTATAAAAAAAGTAACCCTGAGTTTATTGCAGTTGCAGGGGAGGAACAAAAAGAAGTACTTGAAGCTATAAAAGAATTAGACGAGGTGCAGAGACAGTTAATAGAGTATGCCTATTACCAGGGCTTCTCTCATTCCGAACTCTCCGCGCACTTCAAAATTCCTTTAGGAACAGTTAAAACAAAGATCAGGTCAGCGATGATGTTTCTAAGAGAACGTTTAAAACATTTAAACTAA
- a CDS encoding UDP-N-acetylmuramate dehydrogenase, whose translation MISILKSDVQLANVTTIKLGGTAKYFAQFNNVYELRQLLQFAKKENLKIQVIGGGSNIIFPDEGFKGLVLKNHIKELNYAINEHDVFLKAGGGNNWDELVSFCVNEGAQGIECLSGIPGSVGATPMQNVGAYGQEVADTIVHVQALRLEDLAIVNFNRDECGFGYRTSIFKQEQKDKYIITEVTFMLRLNKEPELKYKELKDEVEKFYDYSNFSNRDKLKFVRDKVIEIRRRKSMVIDANDSNSVSCGSFFMNPVLNGEEYKKFEETLFHFPIKPKVFQTDGKYKIPAAWLIENAGFHKGMNRNGAAISENHSLALVNRGCTSAQLLELANDIQNKVKQFFGINLVMEPVIVINN comes from the coding sequence TTGATAAGTATATTAAAGTCAGATGTACAGCTTGCCAATGTTACTACAATAAAATTAGGCGGCACGGCAAAATATTTTGCTCAGTTCAATAATGTTTATGAATTAAGACAGCTCCTGCAATTTGCAAAAAAGGAGAATCTGAAAATTCAGGTTATAGGCGGAGGAAGCAATATAATTTTTCCTGATGAAGGATTTAAAGGTCTTGTTTTAAAAAATCATATTAAAGAACTGAACTACGCCATTAATGAGCATGATGTTTTTTTAAAAGCCGGCGGCGGAAATAACTGGGATGAACTTGTTTCATTCTGTGTAAATGAAGGCGCGCAGGGAATTGAATGTCTCTCCGGAATTCCGGGCAGCGTTGGCGCTACTCCCATGCAGAATGTAGGAGCATACGGACAGGAGGTCGCAGATACAATTGTACATGTTCAGGCATTGCGTCTGGAAGATCTGGCAATAGTTAATTTTAACAGAGATGAATGCGGCTTTGGTTACAGGACAAGTATATTCAAACAGGAACAGAAAGATAAATACATTATTACTGAAGTTACTTTTATGCTAAGGCTGAACAAAGAACCTGAACTAAAATATAAAGAGCTTAAAGATGAAGTTGAAAAATTTTATGATTACAGTAACTTTTCAAACCGTGATAAATTAAAATTTGTAAGAGATAAGGTTATAGAAATAAGAAGAAGGAAATCTATGGTGATTGATGCGAATGATTCCAATTCAGTTTCATGCGGTTCTTTTTTTATGAATCCCGTTCTGAACGGAGAAGAATATAAAAAATTTGAAGAGACTTTATTTCACTTCCCTATTAAACCGAAAGTATTTCAGACGGACGGCAAATATAAAATACCTGCAGCATGGCTTATTGAGAATGCGGGATTTCACAAAGGTATGAACAGGAACGGCGCGGCAATTTCTGAAAATCATTCACTTGCTTTGGTGAACAGAGGATGTACATCTGCGCAGTTATTAGAATTAGCAAATGATATTCAAAACAAAGTTAAACAGTTCTTTGGAATTAATTTGGTAATGGAACCGGTTATTGTAATTAATAATTAG